Proteins co-encoded in one Coregonus clupeaformis isolate EN_2021a chromosome 17, ASM2061545v1, whole genome shotgun sequence genomic window:
- the LOC123492834 gene encoding inactive phospholipase C-like protein 2: MAEFGENDGSSPSNTGDTVALPSDKTDGKTQCEVSVFNGDCGIQAGMVGSESVAVTLPDSPGLETANNSSVGLDSKSGIPRRSSIIKDGSRQRKERKKTVSFSSMPTEKKISSASDCINAMVDGSELKKVRSNSRVYHRYFLLDADMQSLRWEPSKKESEKAKIDVKAIKDVRTGKNTETFRTNGIYDQISEDCAFSIIYRENYESLDLVANSADVANIWVTGLRYLISYGKHTLNMIESNQNNMRSSWLGDLFEQADANNSKHISLCAAVQLIKNLNPGLKNVKIELKFKEFHKSKDKVGCDVTKEEFIEVFHDLCTRPEIYFLLVQFSSNKEFLDTKDLTMFLEAEQGMAQVSEDTSLEVIQSYEPSKEGQLKGWLSLDGFTNYLMSPECHIFDPEQKTVCQDMNQPLSHYYINASHNTYLIEDQFRGPSDITGYIRALKMGCRSVELDVWDGPDNEPVIYTGHTMTSQIVFRSVCDVINKYAFVASDFPLILCLENHCSLKQQRVMFQHLKKIIGDKIHIDPPSAEDSYLPSPFDLKCKILLKGKKLGTTCTSSEGEVTDEDEGAEMSQRMNIEADEQQSIPRKRFQLSKDLSDLVTLCKSIEFKDFPTAFQSQRHWELCSFNEVFASRCASDFPGDFVNYNKKLLARVYPSPMRIDSSNMNPQDFWKCGCQIVAMNYQTPGLMMDLNIGWFRQNGNCGYVLRPAIMREQVSYFSANTKDSVPGVSPQLLHIKIISGQNFPKPKGSGSKGDVVDPYVYVEIHGIPADCAEQRTKTVNQNGENPLFDESFEFQINLPELAMVRFVVLDDDYIGDEFIGQYTIPFECLQPGFRHIPLQSLTGEVLPHAWLFVHVAITNRRGGGKPHKRGLSVRKGKRSREYATMRVLVIKAVDDIFKTAILPLREATDLRENMQVRE, encoded by the coding sequence GATGGCTCGAGGCAGCGCAAAGAGAGGAAGAAGACTGTTTCGTTCAGCAGCATGCCCACTGAGAAGAAGATCAGCAGTGCGAGCGACTGCATCAACGCCATGGTGGATGGCTCTGAACTGAAGAAGGTCCGCTCCAACTCCCGCGTTTACCACCGCTACTTCCTCCTGGATGCCGACATGCAGTCTCTAAGGTGGGAACCCTCCAAAAAAGAGTCAGAGAAAGCCAAAATTGATGTCAAGGCCATCAAAGACGTGCGGACAGGGAAAAACACAGAAACTTTTAGGACCAACGGAATATATGATCAGATATCAGAGGACTGTGCCTTCTCAATCATCTATAGGGAGAACTATGAGTCTTTGGACTTGGTTGCAAACTCTGCCGATGTGGCCAACATATGGGTGACCGGGCTTAGATACCTGATATCCTATGGGAAACACACCTTGAATATGATTGAGAGCAACCAGAACAACATGCGCTCCTCCTGGCTCGGTGACCTCTTTGAGCAGGCTGATGCTAACAACAGCAAGCACATCAGTCTATGTGCTGCCGTGCAGCTAATTAAAAACCTAAACCCTGGACTCAAAAACGTTAAGATTGAGCTGAAGTTCAAGGAGTTTCACAAATCTAAAGATAAGGTGGGATGTGATGTGACTAAGGAGGAGTTCATTGAAGTCTTTCATGACCTTTGCACAAGACCAgaaatttatttccttcttgtcCAGTTCTCTAGCAACAAGGAATTTCTAGATACCAAGGACTTAACTATGTTTCTGGAGGCTGAGCAGGGTATGGCACAAGTAAGTGAAGACACCAGTCTGGAGGTCATTCAGAGCTATGAACCTTCCAAAGAGGGGCAGCTCAAGGGCTGGCTCTCCCTTGATGGGTTTACCAATTATCTCATGTCGCCAGAGTGCCACATCTTTGACCCTGAACAAAAAACAGTGTGTCAGGACATGAACCAGCCCTTGTCCCACTATTACATCAACGCTTCCCACAACACATACCTGATCGAGGATCAGTTTAGAGGCCCCTCTGACATTACAGGGTACATCCGTGCCCTCAAGATGGGCTGTCGTAGTGTAGAACTAGATGTCTGGGATGGACCAGATAATGAGCCTGTCATTTACACTGGCCACACAATGACCTCGCAGATAGTCTTCCGCAGTGTCTGTGACGTCATCAACAAATATGCCTTTGTTGCATCTGACTTTCCCCTGATATTGTGTCTGGAGAACCACTGCTCCTTAAAGCAGCAGAGGGTCATGTTTCAGCACTTGAAAAAGATTATTGGGGATAAGATTCACATTGATCCACCCTCAGCTGAGGACAGCTACCTGCCCTCACCCTTTGACCTCAAGTGTAAGATCCTGCTGAAGGGGAAGAAGCTGGGCACGACCTGCACTAGCTCGGAGGGCGAAGTGACAGATGAGGATGAGGGGGCTGAGATGTCCCAAAGAATGAACATTGAAGCCGACGAACAACAGAGCATCCCACGGAAAAGGTTCCAGCTGTCCAAGGACCTCTCTGACCTGGTAACGTTGTGTAAATCGATTGAGTTCAAAGACTTCCCAACAGCTTTCCAAAGCCAGAGGCACTGGGAACTTTGCTCGTTCAACGAGGTCTTTGCCAGTCGCTGTGCCAGTGACTTCCCAGGCGACTTTGTTAATTACAACAAGAAATTATTGGCGAGAGTCTACCCCAGCCCAATGCGGATCGACTCCAGTAACATGAACCCTCAGGACTTCTGGAAGTGTGGTTGCCAGATCGTGGCAATGAACTACCAGACCCCCGGCCTGATGATGGACCTAAACATCGGCTGGTTCCGTCAGAATGGGAACTGTGGTTATGTGCTGCGACCAGCCATAATGAGGGAGCAGGTGTCATATTTCAGTGCCAACACTAAAGACTCAGTGCCTGGCGTGTCTCCTCAGCTCTTGCACATAAAAATCATAAGTGGACAAAActtccccaaacccaaaggctcCGGCTCCAAAGGAGATGTTGTTGACCCTTACGTCTATGTGGAGATCCATGGCATACCTGCTGATTGTGCAGAGCAAAGGACTAAAACTGTCAATCAGAATGGGGAGAACCCACTGTTTGACGAAAGCTTTGAGTTTCAGATAAACCTTCCTGAGCTGGCCATGGTGCGCTTCGTGGTGCTGGATGATGACTACATTGGCGACGAGTTCATCGGCCAGTACACAATCCCCTTCGAGTGTCTTCAGCCGGGATTCCGGCACATACCGTTACAATCGCTAACAGGGGAAGTCCTTCCCCACGCCTGGCTGTTTGTCCATGTGGCCATTACCAACCGAAGGGGCGGGGGCAAGCCTCACAAGAGGGGGCTGTCTGTGCGCAAGGGCAAGAGAAGTCGGGAGTACGCCACCATGAGGGTGCTGGTCATCAAGGCTGTGGACGACATCTTCAAGACAGCCATACTGCCACTGAGGGAAGCCACCGACCTCAGAGAAAACATGCAGGTAAGGGAGTGA